In Nocardioides luti, the DNA window GCTCCTGGCCTGGTCGCTGGACCTGATCGCCGCCCTCGCGGCGTACCACTTCCTCATCGACCGCGACCAGGTCTGGGCCGGCGTCGCGGTGATCGTCGCGGCCGTGCTGCTCGTCGGGCTGGCCTTCTCGGTGCTGCTCGGCCAGTACGGCCTCTCGCCCGGCAAGGCCGCCGTCGGCCTCCGGGTCGTCCACCACGGCACCGGCACGCCGATCGGCATCGGGCCGGCGATGCTCCGCTCGCTGATCCTCGGGGTCTCGGCGCTGCCGACCTTCGGGCTCGGCGTGGCGACGCTCGCCTGGACCGCGGTGATGGACCGTGCCGGCCAGCGCCGCGGCTGGCACGACCAGGTCAGCCACACGATCGTCGTCGACGTCCGCCCGGCCCCCGTCGAGGAGGAGCAGGTCGCCTCCGCGCCGCGCCACATCGTGAACCTCACCGCGATGCGCCTCGTGCCCGCCCCGGTCGCCGCCCCCGTCTCCACGCCGGCCCGCTCGCCCCGCCCGGCCCCCTCCGCGCCCCGGCCCAGCGGACCGCCCGCCGCCGCCGGAGCCCCGCTCGCCGGCGCCACGTCGGCCACCCCGGAGCAGCCGGCCCCGGCCGCCCCCGCTGCCGCGGCACCGGCCGCGCCCTGGTCCCCGCCGCCCGCGGGCGCCCCGACCACCCCGCCGCCCACCGTCGCGCCCGCCTCCACCCCGGCAGCCCCCGCGGCAGCTCCCGCGGCC includes these proteins:
- a CDS encoding RDD family protein — its product is MSEYPSPEAPTFPAAELDRRFYAFTLDRLLAWSLDLIAALAAYHFLIDRDQVWAGVAVIVAAVLLVGLAFSVLLGQYGLSPGKAAVGLRVVHHGTGTPIGIGPAMLRSLILGVSALPTFGLGVATLAWTAVMDRAGQRRGWHDQVSHTIVVDVRPAPVEEEQVASAPRHIVNLTAMRLVPAPVAAPVSTPARSPRPAPSAPRPSGPPAAAGAPLAGATSATPEQPAPAAPAAAAPAAPWSPPPAGAPTTPPPTVAPASTPAAPAAAPAAAAAPAPAAEESAAAPRQQLGPPLVSPPATPRQNLGPPLVSPPSTPAPGRHAGQGPSTAERTVIRSGGPAMARWRVDFDSGESFLVEGLALVGRRPEARQGEPVRHLVPLRSTDMSLSKTHAQFQVASDGVLVVMDRGSTNGSILIRQGVTRELVGGKPATLLDGDQIRFGDRTMTVTREG